From a single Rutidosis leptorrhynchoides isolate AG116_Rl617_1_P2 chromosome 5, CSIRO_AGI_Rlap_v1, whole genome shotgun sequence genomic region:
- the LOC139850112 gene encoding uncharacterized protein: MHCHPTDPTKLFNKHWKSMSDDIPFKTASSLQIHHLHINDYDLRFYVLYELEILLIPFSKSVTDFGLPSIPGQLLADLQNRMIMEEKNYDRDMLNAELQELLPKMNVKQKEIYNLVIDASNNNRQEILFIYGHGGTGKTFLWKSIITSLRSQGKIVLAVASSGSPDEQDPSNASWINIPSEFCIEDDENGMSNLISFIYDEELLQIPSATLLQQQLIVCPKNSDADNINESILSMVRRQETTYLSSDTATPQINDRGETELLYPIDYLNNLNYPSLPPHTLQLKPGIPVILLRNINLAGGLCNGTRMIVVQMLTKVIQTEIITGTRIGEKVYIPRVNLIYKDPILPFELKRKQFPIKLSYAMTINKSQGQSLNKIGIYLPKPIFGHGQLYVALYRATSPEGLKLLIKQQENKERYAYELV; the protein is encoded by the exons ATGCATTGCCACCCTACAGATCCTACCAAATTGTTTAACAAACATTGGAAATCAATGTCCGACGACATTCCTTTTAAAACCGCTTCGAGCCTACAAATTCATCACTTACACATAAATGATTACGATTTACGATTTTATGTTCTATACGAGCTAGAAATCTTATTAATTCCTTTTTCAAAATCAGTTACAGACTTTGGTCTTCCATCAATTCCAGGACAATTACTTgcagatcttcaaaacagaatgatCATGGAAGAAAAAAATTACGATCGAGATATGTTAAACGCCGAACTGCAAGAACTATTGCCTAAGATGAATGTAAAACAAAAAGAAATTTACAATTTGGTGATTGATGCTTCTAACAATAATCGCCAAGAAATATTGTTCATATATGGACATGGAGGCACTGGTAAAACATTTCTATGGAAATCGATCATTACATCTTTGAGATCACAAGGAAAAATAGTTCTTGCAGTAGCATCTTCTG GAAGCCCAGATGAACAAGATCCTTCAAACGCATCCTGGATTAATATCCCAAGTGAATTTTGTATAGAGGATGATGAAAATGGAATGTCTAATCTAATATCATTCATATATGATGAAGAATTGTTACAAATTCCAAGTGCTACCCTACTACAACAACAACTTATTGTATGCCCCAAGAACAGCGATGCCGATAATATTAACGAATCTATTCTTTCTATGGTTAGACGTCAAGAGACAACTTATCTTAGTTCCGATACCGCAACCCCACAAATAAATGACAGAGGTGAAACTGAATTATTATACCCAATTGACTACCTAAACAACTTAAACTATCCATCTTTACCTCCACATACACTTCAACTCAAACCTGGCATTCCAGTAATTCTTCTAAGAAACATCAACCTTGCTGGTGGTTTATGCAATGGTACTCGAATGATAGTTGTTCAAATGCTTACAAAAGTAATACAAACTGAAATCATTACGGGAACAAGAATAGGAGAGAAGGTATACATCCCAAGAGTAAATCTAATCTATAAAGATCCTATCCTACCATTTGAGCTCAAAAGAAAACAATTCCCAATCAAGCTTTCTTAtgcaatgacgataaataaaagtcaggGCCAATCCTTAAACAAGATTGGGATATATCTTCCAAAACCTATATTTGGCCATGGTCAATTATATGTTGCCCTCTATAGAGCAACCTCGCCCGAGGGTCTAAAACTACTGATAAAGCAACAAGAAAACAAAGAACGATATGCTtatgaacttgtttaa